The following is a genomic window from Candidatus Methylomirabilis sp..
CCGGCACCCGGAGCTCCCGGAGCCGCATCTCCGCTCGCGCCTGGAGCCGCTCGGCGATGCTGCGGGGCAGACCAACCACCCCCGCCGTCCCGCGGACGGCCCGGAGCATCCCCCGCCTGAGGCAGGTGAGGGGGCGGAGCATCCCGGCCACCGGCCGGACCAGGACCCGAACCTCCCCGCCCCCCTTCGGGTAGAATCCCCAGCGGAGCAACTCCGCGGAGGCGTGCACACCGACCGGGGCGAGTGTCGGGAGGAGCACCTCCTCCAGGTACGGGACCGGCGGGCTCCAGGGCACGTGGGTCCCGCCCGTGACGGTGAGGCCCGAAACCGCGCCCGCCCAGGCCAGCGGCAGCAGGAGGGCTTGCACGACCAGCGTCACCGCTCCCGCGGTCCCGACGGCAAACCGGTAGGACCCGGGACGGACCGGGCCGGGAACGAACCGGACCGCCGTGGCGCCGACCCGCGCCCCCCCGACGTCGGCGCCGCTGATCTCCCCCAGCGCCTGCAGCGCCACCAGGTGCTGCGCCTGCAGCCCCGGGTTCCGTCGTCCCGCCCGGATGTTTTCGATCCGGACCGGCCGCGTGAGGAGAGCGCTCAGGGAGAGGGCGGTCCGGAGGATCTGCCCACCCCCTTCGCCGTAGGCCCCGTCAATGACGACGTCCATGGGCGGATTCGGCCGGAGCGTACCAACGGGGTCGCCCCTTGTCAACGCCTTTGCCCCGCGCAAGTGCCCGCCGGCTGGGCATTTTGGCACCCGAACGCGGGCCGGCCTCCGGCCTTCGGTCCGGGGCCCGAGTGTGGTACCATCCTGCCTGGAGCTGGTCCGGCCGGCTCCCCCAGGCCATGTGGAACACCATCGCTCTCGTCCTCGCGCTCGCCCTGGTCCTCCTGAACGGCTTCTTCGTCGCGGCCGAGTTCGCGATCGTGAAGATCCGTGGGACCCGGCTCGATGAGCTCGTCCGCCAGGGCAACCGCCGCGCGCGCGCCGCCCGCCGCATGGTGGAGCACATGGACGCCTACCTCTCCGCCACCCAGCTCGGCATCACGCTGGCGAGCCTGGGTCTGGGGTGGATCGGGGAGCCGGCCTTCGCCCATCTGATCGAGCCCCTCTTCGCCGGCCTCGGCGCCTGGTCGCCGGTGGCGGCCCACTCTGTCTCCCTCACCGCCGCTTTCGCCCTTATCACGTTTCTCCACATCGTCTTCGGCGAGTTGGCGCCCAAGTCCATCGCGATCCAGCGGGCGGAGGCAACCGTGCTCTGGGTCGCCTGGCCCATGCACCTCTTCCACCGCGTCTCCTACCCGGCGATCTGGGCCCTGAACGGGATCGCGAACCTGGCGCTGCGGGGCATCGGTGTCAGGCCGGCGTCCGGGCTGGAGCGGGCCCACTCCGAAGAGGAGCTTCGGATGATCCTCGCCGCCTCCCAGCGAAGCGGCGTCCTCACGGCCCAGGAGGGGGAGATCCTCCAGAACGTCTTCGAGTTCGCGGACCTCACCGTCCGGCAGGTCATGATCCCCCGGGGGGAGGTGATCATCCTGGACGCCACCGCCCCCCTCTCCGAGAACCTGGAGGTGGCGAAGAAGCACGGCCACACCCGCTACCCGCTCTGCGAGGGGAGCCTGGACCAGGTGGTGGGGATCGTCCACATCAAGAAGCTCCTCTGGCTCCTCCGGGAGCGGGGGGAGGCCGCCGACATCCGCCAGATTGCCCGCAAGCCCTTCTTCGTCCCCGAGACCCGCCTGATCGCCCGGGCCCTGAAGGACTTCCAGGCGCAACGCCAGCACATGGCGATCGTCCTGGACGAGTTCGGGGGAGCGGTGGGGGCGGTGACCCTGGAAGATGTGCTGGAGAAGCTGGTCGGGGAGATCCAGGACGAGTTCGATCAGGAGGCGCCCAAGATCATCCGGATGCCCGAGGGGGGGTTCTTGGTCCAGGCGCGCCTCCTCATCGGAGAGGCGAACGAGCGCCTCGGGCTGGCCGTGGTGGACGAGGAGAACGACACCATCGGCGGGCACGTCCTCATGCGGCTCGGGCGGATGCCCAGGCCAGGGGACACGGTGGAGGTAGAGGGGTACCGGGTGACGGTCCGGGAAGTGAAGGGGCACAGCATCTCCTGGCTGCACTTCACCCCTGTTCCCGCGGCGGCACCCGAGACTCCCCCCTTAGAGGGTTAGGCGGCCGGGCCCCGGAGCTGCTCCCAGATGTTCCGCCCGTACGTCTCGGTCACGAACGTGGCCAGGAGTGCGGCCCCCGCCGCCATGCCGAAGCAGATCCGGAAGGCCGCGCCGTACGCCGCCGGCGAATAGACCCGCGCCCCCTCCTGCACGACCCCCGCCCAGTTCGCGTCCAGCACCGCCCCCAGGACCACCTGCAGAATCGCCGCCCCCACGAAGCCGCCCGTGTTCACCGCCGCCGTGGCCAGCCCGGCGTAGCGCGGAGGGTTCACTTCCGTAGCGCACACCCATGTGAGAACCAGGCCGGCGCTCGAGAACCCCAGGGCGAAGGTCAGGACCGGCAGCGTAGCCTCCGGGGGGCGCGTCCCCGGGGCGAGCGCGAAGACTCCCCAGAGCGCCGCGTAGGCCGCACCGAAGGCCAGATAGGGCGCCCGCCGGCGGGCCAGGATCCGGTCCGAGAGGACGCCCGCCACCGGGCCCCCCGCGACCAGCCCCGCCGAGGCCAGGGCCATGAGGTTCGCCGCCTGCGCCGGCCCCATCCCGTAGACATCCCGGAGATAGGGGACCCCCCACAGCCCGACGAACGTGATGAGGGTGGAGTAGAGACCGAAGAAGACGAAGAAGGCCGGCCAGGTGTGGCGGTTGGCGAGGACGGTCCGGAGACCCTCCCCGACCCGCGCCCGGGGCAGGTCGCGGGGCGCCTGCCCCTGCTCGAGCACAATCGGGGACGGGAGGCCGAGATCCTCGGGGCGGGCATGGACGAAGCGCCAGGCGAGCACCGCGAGACCGGCCGTTCCGGCCGCCACCAGGTAGAAGGCTCCCCGCCAGCCGATGGCGCCGGCGAGGAGGGCAAGGGGAGTCGCGGCCGCGATCCCTCCCAGGTTGCCGACGGTGACCGCGAGGCCGGAAAGGGTGGCGAACTCCCGGGGCCGGAACCAGGTGGCGGCCAGCTTCATCAGGCAGACGAAGATGACGGAGGCCCCGAGGCCGGTGAGGAACCGGCCGGCGTAGGCGAGAGGCAGATTCGCGGCGGCCCCGAAGAGGGCGGAACCCGCCGCCATCACCACCGCCCCACCCAGCAGGGTCCCCCGGGGGCCGGCCACGTCCGCCAGCAGCCCCGCCGGGACCTGCATGAGGGCGTAGATGTGGAGGTAGCCGGCCGCGAGGACTCCGAGGACAGCCCCGGTCGTCTGAAACTCGGCCATGAGGCTCTTGGCGACGACCGCGGGAGCCACCCGGTGGAAGTACGAGACGAAGAAGACGGCAGCCGCGACGCCCCAGACCCCCCACCGGGCCCGCCGGTAGCGGGCCACCAACTCCGGTCGGTGCTGGCCTCCCCCCTCCACCGGCGCGCCCATGGCGGGCCATTTCACCACGCCGCTGCCGGGGAGGCAAGGGGCCGGCTAGGTGAGGGGGCGGCGCTCCTCCCGCTCCTGCCGCTGCAGGAGGGCCTGGATGGCGTCCCGGAGGATGGGCAGGGAGAAGGGCTTGGTGAGGAAGGCATCCGGGTGCAAGGACTCGAGGCTCTCGGGATCCTCGAGGTGGCCGGTCAGGAGAATGACGCGGACGTGCCGGGTCCGCTCGTGGGCCCGGACCCGCTCCAGCACCTCTTTGCCGCTCAGGAGGGGCATCTTGAGGTCGAGGACAATGAGGTCGGGCACCTCCTCCTCGATCCGCGTCAGGGCATGCCACCCGTCCGTGGCCACCTCCACCCGGTATCCCAGGCTTCGGATGATCTCGGCAACCGCGGACGCCACGGTCTCGTCGTCGTCCACCACGAGGACCTTCGGCTTGATGGCCGGGCGCCCCAGCGGGAGGGTGAAGGAGAAGGTGCTCCCCTGCCCCGGCCCGGCCGACTCCACCCAGATCCGCCCGCCGTGGAGCTCGACGAGTCGCTTGCTGATGGGCAGCCCCAGCCCGGTCCCGCCCTGCTCCCGGGCTAACGTCGCGTCCACCTGCTCGAACGGCCGGAAGATTCGAATCGCGTCCTCGGGGGCGATCCCCATGCCGGTGTCCTGGACCGTGACGAGCACGGTGTCGGGGGGACGCAGCGAGGCCGCGACGCTGACCCGACCCCCCGGAGGGGTGAACTTGACGGCGTTGCTCAGGAGGTTGGCCAGGATCTGCCGGAAGCGCAGGCCGTCGGCGACGATGGTCGGGAGGATGGGATCGGTGTGAACGTCCACGTGGAGGCCCTTCTGCGCCGCCTGGGCCCCCACCGCGGCCACGGCCGCCTCCAGGGCCTCGGACAGGACGAACTCGGAAAGGTGCAACGCCATGCGGCCGGCTTCCACCTTGGAGAGGTCCAGGATGTCGTTGATGAGGTGGAGGAGCTGGTCTGCCCCGTCGAGGATGTGGCGGAGGTACTCCCGCTGTTTGGCCGTGAGGGGGCCGGCGGCCTCATCCGTGAGCAACTCACCGAAACCGACGACGGCGTTCAGGGGCGTGCGCAGCTCGTGCGAGACGTTGGCGAGGAACCCCGACTTGTGCCGAGAGGTCTCCGCCAGGAGCCGGTTCGCCTCCTCCAGCTCCCGCGTCTGCTCCCGGAGGCGGACCGTCCGGGCCTCCAGCTCCGCCTCGACCCGCTTCCGCTCGGTGATGTCCCGAATGATGGCAGTCAGCTCCAGGTGGGGGCCGCGCCGGGCGGCCGAGAGCGTGAGCTCGAGTGGGAACTCCCGCCCGTCCTTCCGGACCCCGAGGAGCTCCACCGGGGGGCCCCCGACCAGGCGGGAACGGCCGGTCGCCCGGTACCGGGCCAGGCCCTCCCGGTGCCTCCCGATGACCTCGGCCGGCATCAGGAGGGTCACGTTCTTCCCCCACACCTCCTGCCGGCCGTACCCGAAGACCTCCTCCGCCTTCCGGTTGAAGAGAAGGATGCGCCCCTCCTCATCGGCGGTGACGATGGCGTCCTGGGCATTCTCCGCCAACAGCCGGTGCCGCTCCCCCGACTCGGCCAGCTCCCGCGTCCGCTGCTCCAGGGCCGCCGTCATCCGCTGCCCTTCGTCGTAGAGCTGAGCATTGGCAATCGCGACGGCGGCCTGGTTGGCGAAGCGGATCAGCAGGTCCAGGTCGGCCGAACCGAAGCCGGGGGTCGCGGGACCTTCCCGATACACCCCGATGGCGCCCAGCACCCGACCCTGCACCGCCAGGGGGGCGACGACGGCCGAGACCGGGTGGAGCCGCGCGCCCGCCACAAGGTAGGCCCCCGGCTCCCGGCGGATATCCGCATAGATGCCGGCCCGATTCTCCAGGATCGCCTTGCCCATGAGGCTCTCCCCCAGCGGTACCCGCGTCCCCTTGAGCGGAGCGGCAGCCCCGGCCGTCGCCCGCAGCTCCAGGGTCTCAGAGCTCGGGTCATAGAGGACCCCCCTCCCGCCGCTGGCCCGCAGGAGGCTCCAGGACCCGTCCACAGCACTCTGGAGCACCCGGTCTACATCGAGGGAACTGGTCACCAGGATCCCCAGGACACCGAGGCGCAGCAACTCCTCCGAATGCCGTCGCTCCCGAGCCAGCAGGGCCGCGTGCTCGGCGAGCAGGCAGTACAGGACGCCGGAAGCGGTAAGCATCCGGGAAGCCCGGAAGACGAACCAGAGCGGCGCGGGCGAGGAGAGAGGGAGGATGACGGCGAGATACGTGCCCGCGGTCATCAGGGCGAAGAAGGCGATGGCATCCCGGAGCAGATCCGGGTCGGCGATCTGGCGGGCCAGGCACCGGCCGGCGACCAGGACGGCCAGGAAAAGGATCGGCAGGCCCAGGCCCAGCCGCAGCAGCGGCGTCGAGGCGGGCTCCCCGAGGAGGGCCAGAACGGGCACCGCCCCGACCACCAGGGCTCCCAGGGCGAGAGCGCCAGCAGCGCTTCCGGCAAGAAGGAGGAGGGGGGAGGCGGGGAGCGCCGGCCGCCGACTCGGTCTTAGCCCGAGGAGAACCGCCGTGAGGACGAAGAGCGGGCAAACGGACGTGAGGTAGAAGTGTGCTTGAGGGAGAGCGGCGGCCAGCGTCCCGGGGAGGCCTGTGCTCGCTCGCAGCAGGCGGAGAAGAAGCCAGACCCAGTTCAGGGCCGAGGCACCGAAGAACCCGGCCGCCACCGCGCGGGAGAGGGGATCGCGCAGCGTCCGGTGGCGGGCCAGGGCGAGCAAGCTGACCGCGAAGCCGGCGACGACGACGAGGGGCTCCCCGATCGGGAACTCGCGCAGGGCGCGGAGGCTCCCACCGATGGCTGGAGCGGTCGCCAGGGCAAGCAGGAAGAAGAGGACCGGGAGGGTGAGGACCAGCTTGCCGTACGGGGGGCGGCGCCAGGTAGCGGCCAGGACGCCGGCCGCCCGCCAAAGCAACCCCCAGGGGTGGCTCTGCATACGGTCCCCCAGCCGAGTCTTTTGGTGGGCCGTCCGGCTGAGGGCTGGTCGGCTGAGCTGTCGGGTCCCCGGACGCCCCCAACCAAGTAGATCGAGAGGATCCAGACAGAGTTGTGCGTCGCGCAAGGGCTCGCTCTGCAACAGGCATTCCACGGAAAGCGCTCCCCGCTACACAGCGCCGAGCTCCAGCCTTCCCGACGCCACCATGTCGCAGTAACTAGTTGAAATTACTGGATAACATGGGGTGGGTGGACAGCGCAGGTCGCCCAGCGGCCTGAAGAAATCTCGCCCGGCCCAGGAGGCCAGGAAGGCGACTGGCGCGGATTGCCCCGAACGGGTGCCCGAGGTCCATCCCCGTCGGGCGTTTGTCCCTTGCGGCGCCTTACCCCTTCGCCTTCTGCGCCGTCCGCTCCAAGAACCGCTGAAGGGTCACGATGAAACGCTCCTGCTGGCTCTCCGCGATCTTCTCCTTCTCGTCGAAGGCCTCGACGGCGAAGACGAGACGGCGCCCATCCACCTCGGTGAGGCGGGCGTGCACCCGGACCGTCATCCCGATCGGGGTGGCGGCCAGGTGCTTGATGTTGACGACGGTCCCCACCGAGACCATGCCGGGGTCCAGGTGGGGGTGGACCGCCAGACAGGCTGCCTCCTCGACCCACTCGCAGACCACGGGCGTGCCGAGGACGTCCACGCCCGGATTGCCGTGGTACGTCGCCGTGTGCTGCTTGTCCACTTTGCGGCGAAACTCCGCGCTCAGCCCCGGTGCCAGAGCCATGCTCCCCTCCTCCCGGGCCGCGCCGCTCGCGGCCGGCCCGGCAAACCCGCCGTTGCCCGGGCCCCCCTCCGGCTCCCTCACGGCGTGCGGAGCACGAGGGAGAGCCCCCACCACCTCCAGTAGGGAATGGCGACGAAGACGACGACGGAGATCGTGAGGCCGAGCATCACCCAGCCGAGGAGGAACACCTCCCGGGGGGTGAAGCCCCCGGCCTCATACACGATCAGGCTCGTCGCGGTCTGAACCGGATAGAAGATGATGCCGTCCACGGCCATGGTGAGGATGAGCCCGCAGGCGAGCGGGTCCAGCCCCAGGGGCCCGGCGACCGTCGCCGCAATCGGGACCAGGAGCGCGAGGCAGGCGGCGATGTTGGTGACGCCGAGGTGCACGAGGGCGGCGAGCGCCACCAGGGCGGCGGCCGTCACGGCCGGCGGCGGCGTGGCGGCCAGGGCCCGCTCGGTGAGGAGCCGGGCGAACCAGGCGGCGGCCCCGCTGCTCACGAGGGCGCTGGCGAGAGAGAGGGACGCGCCCAGGACGAAGAAGATCCCCCAGGAGGTCGCCTGCTCGAAGTCCTTCCAGGTGAGGACGCCGACGCCCGGCAGCAGGAGCAGGACGGCTGCGAGCAGGGCCGGGAGGGCGGGGCTCCAGCCGTGGCGGAAGTCCGTGAGCCAGAGGGCCGACGCGAGTCCGATGGCGAGGAGCGTGCGGGCCTCCGGGGCCGTGAGGGGGCGCCGGGCCTCGGCGGGAACCGGCCGGAGGGCCGGGGCCTCGGCGCGGCGGACCAGGACCCACAGCGCCGTCCCCCCGAGGAGCAGGAGACTGTAGTAGGGGACACTCATGAGGGCGAACCAGCGCCACCAGGTGAAGCCGCCGAGCAGCGTGGCGGTGGTGATGGAGGAGGTGCCGCCCGTGAGGAACGCCGACGAGAACAGGGGGTGGAGGACCCCCAGAAAGAGCATGAGGGTGCGGGGGATCCGGGCGTCGGGAGGCATGCCCACCCGCTGGAAGACCTCCTGGTAGGCCGGCACCAGGACCGCGTTGCGGGTGATGGCCGAGGGGAGGAGCAGGGCGAGCCCCGGGAGCAGAGTGGCCAGCTGGGGGAGGAGCCGCCCGGGCCGGCCCCGGGCCCGGCGGAGGAAGAGGTGCGCGGCGCGGGCGGCGAGGCCGCTTTTCAAGACCGCCGCGCTCATCACCTGGACGCCGAGGAGGAAGAACACGACCGGGGAGGTGAAGCCCACGAAGGCCTGGCCCAGGGAGGGCAGCCCGGCAGCCGCGCCGAGCAGGATGAGGAGAACGAGCGAACTGAGGGCGACCGGAAGGGCCTCGCTGGCCCAGAGCACGAGGGCCACCGCCACGATGGCCAGGACCTGCTGCCCGGACGGGCTCAGCCCCTCGGGAGCCGGCGCAAGACGCACGGCCGCGTAGGCCGTCACGGCCGCGAGCAGCCGCCCCCACCGGACCCGTCCCCCTTCCCCACTCATCGCGCCCCTCCACCGACCGCTGTCGGATACCACGCCGGCCCGAACACCGCAACCCCTTTTTCCCCGCCTTGACAGGGAGAGCCCGCGGACCTAGAAGATAGGAGCCATGGTCAGGCCCACCGTTCTCGTGACCCGGCCCCTCCCGAAGCCCGTCACCGCCCTGCTGGGGCAGCACGCGACCCTGACCGTCCACGGCCGGGACACCCCCATCCCCCGCCGCCGCCTCCTCGAGGGCGTCCGGGCGGCGACCGGCCTCGTCTGCATGGGGACGGACCGGATCGATGCCCAGGTTCTCCAGGCCGCCGGGCGCCTCCGGGTCGTGGCGAACGTCGCCGTGGGCTACAACAACATCGATGTCGCGGCCGCCACGGGCCTCGGGATCTGGGTCACGAATACGCCGGGGGTGCTGACCGAGACCACGGCCGACCTGGCCTGGGCGTTGCTCCTCGCCGTGGCCCGCCGGATCGTGGAGGGGGACCGGTACGTGCGCTCCGGACGCTGGAAGATGTGGCAGTTCTCCCTCCTGCAGGGGAGCGACGTCTGGGGAAAGACGCTGGGGATCTGTGGATTGGGCCGGATCGGGCAGGCGGTCGCGCGCCGGGGGCGCGGATACGGCATGCGGATCCTCTACACGGGGCGGCGGCGCCAGCCGGGGCCGGTGGAAGCGGAGCTCGGGACAACCTTCGTGGACAAGACCACCCTCCTCAAGGAAGCGGATTTCGTCTCCCTGCACCTTCCCCTCACGCCGGAGACCACCCACTACATCAGGGAGCAGGAGCTGCACCAGATGAAGCCCACCGCATTCCTGATCAACACGACTCG
Proteins encoded in this region:
- the rtcA gene encoding RNA 3'-terminal phosphate cyclase; this translates as MDVVIDGAYGEGGGQILRTALSLSALLTRPVRIENIRAGRRNPGLQAQHLVALQALGEISGADVGGARVGATAVRFVPGPVRPGSYRFAVGTAGAVTLVVQALLLPLAWAGAVSGLTVTGGTHVPWSPPVPYLEEVLLPTLAPVGVHASAELLRWGFYPKGGGEVRVLVRPVAGMLRPLTCLRRGMLRAVRGTAGVVGLPRSIAERLQARAEMRLRELRVP
- a CDS encoding hemolysin family protein, whose translation is MWYHPAWSWSGRLPQAMWNTIALVLALALVLLNGFFVAAEFAIVKIRGTRLDELVRQGNRRARAARRMVEHMDAYLSATQLGITLASLGLGWIGEPAFAHLIEPLFAGLGAWSPVAAHSVSLTAAFALITFLHIVFGELAPKSIAIQRAEATVLWVAWPMHLFHRVSYPAIWALNGIANLALRGIGVRPASGLERAHSEEELRMILAASQRSGVLTAQEGEILQNVFEFADLTVRQVMIPRGEVIILDATAPLSENLEVAKKHGHTRYPLCEGSLDQVVGIVHIKKLLWLLRERGEAADIRQIARKPFFVPETRLIARALKDFQAQRQHMAIVLDEFGGAVGAVTLEDVLEKLVGEIQDEFDQEAPKIIRMPEGGFLVQARLLIGEANERLGLAVVDEENDTIGGHVLMRLGRMPRPGDTVEVEGYRVTVREVKGHSISWLHFTPVPAAAPETPPLEG
- a CDS encoding MFS transporter; the protein is MKWPAMGAPVEGGGQHRPELVARYRRARWGVWGVAAAVFFVSYFHRVAPAVVAKSLMAEFQTTGAVLGVLAAGYLHIYALMQVPAGLLADVAGPRGTLLGGAVVMAAGSALFGAAANLPLAYAGRFLTGLGASVIFVCLMKLAATWFRPREFATLSGLAVTVGNLGGIAAATPLALLAGAIGWRGAFYLVAAGTAGLAVLAWRFVHARPEDLGLPSPIVLEQGQAPRDLPRARVGEGLRTVLANRHTWPAFFVFFGLYSTLITFVGLWGVPYLRDVYGMGPAQAANLMALASAGLVAGGPVAGVLSDRILARRRAPYLAFGAAYAALWGVFALAPGTRPPEATLPVLTFALGFSSAGLVLTWVCATEVNPPRYAGLATAAVNTGGFVGAAILQVVLGAVLDANWAGVVQEGARVYSPAAYGAAFRICFGMAAGAALLATFVTETYGRNIWEQLRGPAA
- a CDS encoding ATP-binding protein, with the protein product MQSHPWGLLWRAAGVLAATWRRPPYGKLVLTLPVLFFLLALATAPAIGGSLRALREFPIGEPLVVVAGFAVSLLALARHRTLRDPLSRAVAAGFFGASALNWVWLLLRLLRASTGLPGTLAAALPQAHFYLTSVCPLFVLTAVLLGLRPSRRPALPASPLLLLAGSAAGALALGALVVGAVPVLALLGEPASTPLLRLGLGLPILFLAVLVAGRCLARQIADPDLLRDAIAFFALMTAGTYLAVILPLSSPAPLWFVFRASRMLTASGVLYCLLAEHAALLARERRHSEELLRLGVLGILVTSSLDVDRVLQSAVDGSWSLLRASGGRGVLYDPSSETLELRATAGAAAPLKGTRVPLGESLMGKAILENRAGIYADIRREPGAYLVAGARLHPVSAVVAPLAVQGRVLGAIGVYREGPATPGFGSADLDLLIRFANQAAVAIANAQLYDEGQRMTAALEQRTRELAESGERHRLLAENAQDAIVTADEEGRILLFNRKAEEVFGYGRQEVWGKNVTLLMPAEVIGRHREGLARYRATGRSRLVGGPPVELLGVRKDGREFPLELTLSAARRGPHLELTAIIRDITERKRVEAELEARTVRLREQTRELEEANRLLAETSRHKSGFLANVSHELRTPLNAVVGFGELLTDEAAGPLTAKQREYLRHILDGADQLLHLINDILDLSKVEAGRMALHLSEFVLSEALEAAVAAVGAQAAQKGLHVDVHTDPILPTIVADGLRFRQILANLLSNAVKFTPPGGRVSVAASLRPPDTVLVTVQDTGMGIAPEDAIRIFRPFEQVDATLAREQGGTGLGLPISKRLVELHGGRIWVESAGPGQGSTFSFTLPLGRPAIKPKVLVVDDDETVASAVAEIIRSLGYRVEVATDGWHALTRIEEEVPDLIVLDLKMPLLSGKEVLERVRAHERTRHVRVILLTGHLEDPESLESLHPDAFLTKPFSLPILRDAIQALLQRQEREERRPLT
- a CDS encoding thioesterase family protein, producing MALAPGLSAEFRRKVDKQHTATYHGNPGVDVLGTPVVCEWVEEAACLAVHPHLDPGMVSVGTVVNIKHLAATPIGMTVRVHARLTEVDGRRLVFAVEAFDEKEKIAESQQERFIVTLQRFLERTAQKAKG
- a CDS encoding SLC13 family permease yields the protein MSGEGGRVRWGRLLAAVTAYAAVRLAPAPEGLSPSGQQVLAIVAVALVLWASEALPVALSSLVLLILLGAAAGLPSLGQAFVGFTSPVVFFLLGVQVMSAAVLKSGLAARAAHLFLRRARGRPGRLLPQLATLLPGLALLLPSAITRNAVLVPAYQEVFQRVGMPPDARIPRTLMLFLGVLHPLFSSAFLTGGTSSITTATLLGGFTWWRWFALMSVPYYSLLLLGGTALWVLVRRAEAPALRPVPAEARRPLTAPEARTLLAIGLASALWLTDFRHGWSPALPALLAAVLLLLPGVGVLTWKDFEQATSWGIFFVLGASLSLASALVSSGAAAWFARLLTERALAATPPPAVTAAALVALAALVHLGVTNIAACLALLVPIAATVAGPLGLDPLACGLILTMAVDGIIFYPVQTATSLIVYEAGGFTPREVFLLGWVMLGLTISVVVFVAIPYWRWWGLSLVLRTP
- a CDS encoding D-glycerate dehydrogenase; the protein is MVRPTVLVTRPLPKPVTALLGQHATLTVHGRDTPIPRRRLLEGVRAATGLVCMGTDRIDAQVLQAAGRLRVVANVAVGYNNIDVAAATGLGIWVTNTPGVLTETTADLAWALLLAVARRIVEGDRYVRSGRWKMWQFSLLQGSDVWGKTLGICGLGRIGQAVARRGRGYGMRILYTGRRRQPGPVEAELGTTFVDKTTLLKEADFVSLHLPLTPETTHYIREQELHQMKPTAFLINTTRGPVVDEKALVKAMKGGWIAGAGLDVFEREPAVERGLLRLPNVVLTPHIGSATAETRTRMALMAAENCAAVLRGERPMTPVNPDLTPRPVAPGKSLDKPGGRP